The following coding sequences are from one Microbacterium sp. No. 7 window:
- the istA gene encoding IS21 family transposase, translating into MGSRVDVFAAIRRDARVEELSIRELARRHHVGRATVRQALASPEPPPKKTRVRSAPRLDRFKPAIDAMLREDLTAPRKQRHTATRVLDRLIEEHGATELSYSTVRNYVRFRRPEIDAVAGRRVEVFIPQDHQPGAEAEVDFGEVWVVLAGVKTKCHMFVFRLSHSGKAIHRVYSTQSQEAFLEGHIDAFEEIGGIPTRHIRYDNLTSAVQAVLYGNGRGRIENERWVLFRSHYGFDSFYCQPGITGAHEKGGVEGEVGRFRRTHLTPMPVVDSLAELNARIRAWDAADDRRRIASRIRTVGQDFAVEQALLSPLPYERFDPGLTLHPRVDRSSLITVRMAKYSVPAHLIGRNVRVSLRASVVVVFDGHQEVARHERVVARGGQSVVLDHYLEVLRQKPGALPGATALARAREAGVFTAAHDAFWAAARKTDGDAVGTRALIDVLLLHRSMPAEEVIAGIHAALQVGAVTADVVAVEARRQTSTGGPGLHGHLRELASGREQRVVSLTQRRLADPAAVIAGLPADTRPLPSVAGYDELLERRARPTLTDEAIDREGTTGT; encoded by the coding sequence ATGGGATCTCGGGTGGATGTGTTCGCGGCGATTCGGCGTGATGCGCGGGTGGAGGAGCTCTCGATCAGAGAGCTTGCGCGCCGTCATCACGTTGGGCGAGCGACGGTGCGGCAGGCGTTGGCTTCGCCGGAACCGCCGCCGAAGAAGACGCGGGTGAGGTCGGCGCCGAGGCTTGACCGGTTCAAGCCCGCGATCGACGCGATGCTGCGGGAGGATCTGACGGCACCAAGGAAGCAGCGCCACACCGCGACCCGGGTACTGGATCGTCTTATTGAGGAGCACGGAGCGACTGAATTGTCGTATTCGACTGTTCGTAACTACGTCCGCTTTCGCCGGCCCGAGATCGACGCGGTCGCGGGCCGGCGGGTGGAGGTCTTCATCCCTCAAGACCACCAGCCAGGTGCGGAGGCTGAGGTCGATTTCGGCGAGGTGTGGGTGGTGCTAGCTGGGGTGAAGACGAAGTGCCACATGTTCGTGTTCCGGCTCTCTCACTCGGGGAAGGCGATCCACCGGGTTTATTCGACTCAGTCGCAGGAAGCATTCCTCGAGGGCCACATTGATGCGTTCGAAGAGATTGGCGGCATCCCGACCCGGCATATCCGTTACGACAATCTGACATCGGCAGTCCAGGCGGTGCTCTATGGCAACGGGCGCGGCCGGATCGAGAACGAGCGGTGGGTGCTGTTCCGCTCCCACTACGGGTTCGATTCGTTCTACTGCCAACCCGGTATCACGGGCGCACATGAGAAGGGCGGCGTTGAGGGTGAGGTCGGGCGGTTCCGGCGAACACATTTGACACCCATGCCGGTTGTCGATTCCCTCGCAGAACTCAACGCGAGAATCCGCGCCTGGGACGCGGCGGATGACAGGCGGCGGATCGCGTCGCGGATTCGCACAGTCGGCCAGGACTTCGCCGTCGAACAGGCACTGCTGTCGCCGCTGCCGTATGAGCGATTCGATCCAGGCCTGACGCTGCATCCGCGGGTCGACAGGTCGAGTCTGATCACGGTTCGGATGGCGAAGTACTCCGTCCCCGCCCATCTGATCGGCCGGAACGTCCGCGTCTCATTACGCGCGTCCGTGGTCGTCGTTTTCGACGGGCACCAGGAAGTTGCCCGCCATGAGCGAGTTGTCGCGCGCGGCGGACAATCAGTCGTCCTCGACCATTACCTCGAGGTGTTGCGTCAGAAGCCCGGAGCGCTCCCGGGAGCCACCGCCTTAGCGAGGGCGCGGGAGGCCGGAGTGTTTACGGCTGCCCACGATGCGTTCTGGGCGGCCGCCCGCAAGACCGATGGTGATGCCGTCGGCACGCGAGCCCTCATTGATGTTCTGCTTCTGCACCGGAGCATGCCCGCAGAGGAAGTGATCGCCGGCATCCACGCAGCACTCCAAGTCGGGGCAGTCACCGCCGATGTCGTCGCTGTCGAAGCCCGCAGACAAACTTCGACGGGTGGGCCTGGCCTGCATGGTCATCTCCGTGAACTCGCGTCTGGCCGCGAGCAACGAGTTGTCAGTCTCACCCAACGCCGTCTCGCTGATCCGGCCGCGGTGATCGCAGGTCTCCCGGCCGACACGAGACCACTGCCGAGTGTCGCCGGCTACGACGAACTCTTGGAACGTCGGGCACGCCCGACGCTCACGGACGAAGCGATTGATCGGGAAGGAACCACGGGAACATGA
- the istB gene encoding IS21-like element helper ATPase IstB, which produces MTTKPTTVTTTLRRRRGLTEEAAIAAVDQACRRLRLPTVRAVVDEALVTANREQLSYQGFLAELLLAECDDRDRRSSIRRVSAAGFPRSKWLGDFDFDANPNINPATIHQLATGDWIRKGEPLCLIGDSGTGKSHLLIGLGTAAAEKGYRVKYTLATKLVNELVEAADEKQLARTIARYGRVDLLCIDELGYMELDRRGAELLFQVLTEREEKNSVAIASNESFSGWTRTFTDPRLCAAIVDRLTFGGSIIETGTDSYRLAHTRRLTDQV; this is translated from the coding sequence ATGACCACGAAACCCACCACCGTCACGACGACGCTGCGCCGGAGACGCGGGCTCACCGAAGAAGCAGCGATCGCGGCTGTCGATCAGGCCTGCCGGCGTCTCCGGCTCCCGACTGTCCGCGCCGTCGTTGACGAGGCCCTGGTGACCGCGAACCGAGAGCAGCTGTCCTACCAAGGGTTCCTGGCAGAGCTACTGCTCGCGGAGTGCGATGATCGCGATCGGCGCTCCTCGATTCGGCGCGTGTCTGCGGCTGGCTTCCCGCGGAGCAAGTGGCTCGGTGACTTCGATTTCGACGCGAACCCGAACATCAACCCGGCCACGATCCACCAACTCGCTACCGGTGACTGGATCCGCAAAGGCGAACCGCTCTGCCTCATCGGCGACTCCGGTACCGGGAAATCGCATCTACTGATCGGTCTGGGAACCGCGGCTGCAGAGAAGGGCTATCGGGTCAAATACACGCTCGCGACGAAACTCGTCAACGAACTCGTCGAAGCCGCCGACGAGAAGCAGCTCGCCCGCACCATCGCTCGCTACGGCCGCGTCGACTTGCTCTGCATCGATGAACTCGGCTACATGGAACTCGACCGCCGCGGAGCCGAGCTCCTGTTCCAGGTCCTCACCGAACGCGAAGAGAAGAACTCCGTCGCGATAGCCTCCAACGAATCGTTCTCCGGATGGACGAGGACCTTCACCGACCCGAGGCTCTGCGCTGCGATCGTCGACCGACTCACGTTCGGTGGCAGCATCATCGAAACCGGCACCGACTCCTATCGCCTCGCCCACACCCGCCGACTCACTGACCAGGTCTGA
- the trpS gene encoding tryptophan--tRNA ligase has product MESFIATAQRSAEVAVLVAEHPEHFRVLTGERPTGPLHLGHYFGTIRERVRLQQAGVEMFLVLADYQVITDRDTMAHVRENVYSAVLDYLAAGIDPERTTIFTHSSVPALNQLMLPFLSLVTEAELHRNPTVKAELAASGRALSGLLLTYPVHQAADILFCKGNLVPVGKDNLPHVEMTRVIARRFNERYGDVFPVPDALITSTPEVPGLDGRKMSKSYGNAIALSMTPDETVAVIRQTRTDQDRRISFDPEDRPGVSALLSTAALCRGVEPAELADEIGDGGSSALKAMTATAVNDFLEPLRVRRQAFAKDEDLVRAILRHGNEAANTSAESTLAQVREAMGTIY; this is encoded by the coding sequence ATGGAGTCCTTCATCGCAACCGCGCAACGCTCGGCAGAGGTCGCGGTCCTCGTGGCCGAGCACCCCGAGCACTTTCGAGTCCTCACGGGTGAGCGGCCGACTGGGCCGCTGCATCTGGGCCACTACTTTGGCACCATCAGGGAACGGGTGCGTCTCCAGCAGGCTGGCGTCGAGATGTTCCTCGTGCTCGCGGACTATCAGGTCATCACCGACCGAGACACGATGGCTCACGTTCGCGAGAACGTCTATAGCGCTGTGCTCGACTATCTCGCCGCGGGCATCGACCCGGAACGGACGACCATTTTCACCCACTCGTCGGTGCCGGCGCTGAATCAGTTGATGCTGCCGTTCCTGAGCTTGGTCACCGAGGCGGAACTGCATCGTAATCCGACCGTCAAAGCGGAACTCGCGGCGTCCGGGCGCGCGTTGAGCGGGTTGCTCTTGACCTATCCGGTGCACCAGGCGGCCGACATTCTGTTCTGCAAAGGCAATCTCGTGCCCGTCGGCAAGGACAACCTCCCGCATGTGGAGATGACTCGCGTGATCGCTCGACGGTTCAACGAGCGCTATGGGGATGTCTTCCCGGTTCCGGATGCGTTGATCACGTCGACGCCGGAGGTTCCGGGCTTGGACGGTCGGAAGATGTCGAAGAGCTACGGGAACGCGATCGCGTTATCTATGACACCGGACGAGACAGTTGCGGTGATTCGTCAGACTCGGACCGATCAGGACCGGCGGATCAGTTTCGATCCCGAGGACAGGCCTGGTGTTTCGGCGCTGTTGTCGACGGCCGCGCTGTGCCGCGGTGTCGAGCCAGCCGAGTTAGCCGACGAGATCGGTGATGGCGGCAGCAGCGCCCTGAAAGCCATGACGGCGACAGCCGTGAACGACTTCTTGGAACCGTTGCGCGTGAGGCGGCAAGCCTTCGCCAAAGACGAGGATCTCGTGCGGGCGATTCTTCGCCACGGCAATGAGGCTGCGAACACTTCGGCGGAGTCAACACTGGCCCAGGTGCGCGAAGCAATGGGGACGATCTACTAG